One Paraburkholderia agricolaris genomic region harbors:
- the uraD gene encoding 2-oxo-4-hydroxy-4-carboxy-5-ureidoimidazoline decarboxylase: protein MKAMQYTLDQLNSTSTDAFVAALSGIFEHSPWVAEIAAQQRPFASIDELHSKMSNIVETAGEEKQLALINAHPELAGKAAVRGELTAESTREQSGAGLAQCTQEEFDRLLALNSAYREKFGFPFILAVRGYDRHGIIANFEARVNNSRADELRASLDQIYRIARFRLDDLIDA from the coding sequence ATGAAGGCGATGCAATACACACTGGACCAACTCAACAGCACCTCGACCGACGCGTTTGTCGCAGCGCTGTCGGGCATTTTCGAGCACTCGCCGTGGGTCGCGGAAATCGCCGCGCAACAACGGCCGTTTGCCAGCATCGACGAGCTGCATAGCAAGATGTCGAACATCGTCGAGACTGCCGGTGAAGAGAAGCAACTGGCCTTGATCAACGCCCACCCGGAGTTGGCCGGCAAGGCCGCGGTGCGCGGCGAGTTGACGGCCGAATCCACACGTGAGCAGAGCGGGGCGGGTCTCGCCCAGTGTACGCAGGAAGAATTCGACAGGCTGCTGGCGTTGAACAGCGCCTATCGTGAGAAGTTCGGCTTTCCGTTCATTCTCGCGGTGCGCGGTTACGACCGGCACGGCATCATCGCAAACTTCGAGGCACGCGTGAACAACAGCCGCGCGGATGAATTGCGCGCGAGCCTCGATCAGATCTACCGTATCGCACGTTTCCGGCTCGACGACCTGATCGACGCGTAA
- the alc gene encoding allantoicase translates to MALPILDPNAPEFTRRYVNLADPRLGAQALEASDDFFAPKERMLNPEPAVFIPGKYDDNGKWMDGWETRRKRANGYDWCVVKLARPGVIKGLDLDTSHFTGNFPPAASVEAARVVDGVPNQSTQWTEIVPSTTLQGNSHHYHEVGDTNAYTHLRVNIYPDGGIARLRVYGQPQVDWAGASRTEQFDLAAMENGAYLVAANNQHFGAASTILMPGRGVNMGDGWETRRRREPGNDWAIVALAQPGVIKKIEVDTAHFKGNFPDRCSIQAAYVTGGTDSSLITQAMFWPVLLGEQKLKMDNQHYFESEIAALGPVTHVRFNIIPDGGVSRLRLWGTLAS, encoded by the coding sequence ATGGCACTCCCGATTCTCGATCCCAACGCACCGGAATTCACGCGCCGCTATGTGAATCTGGCGGACCCGCGTCTGGGCGCGCAGGCCCTCGAGGCTAGCGACGATTTCTTCGCACCGAAGGAACGTATGCTGAATCCGGAGCCGGCCGTCTTCATTCCGGGCAAGTACGACGACAACGGCAAGTGGATGGACGGCTGGGAAACGCGCCGCAAGCGCGCCAACGGTTACGACTGGTGCGTGGTCAAGCTCGCACGCCCCGGCGTGATCAAGGGTCTCGACCTCGACACCAGCCACTTCACGGGCAACTTCCCGCCGGCGGCTTCGGTTGAGGCGGCGCGAGTCGTGGACGGCGTGCCGAACCAGTCGACGCAATGGACCGAAATCGTCCCGTCGACCACGCTGCAAGGCAACAGCCATCACTATCACGAAGTCGGCGACACGAACGCTTACACGCACCTGCGCGTGAACATTTACCCGGACGGCGGCATTGCGCGTCTGCGAGTGTATGGTCAACCGCAAGTCGATTGGGCGGGCGCAAGCCGCACGGAGCAGTTCGATCTGGCAGCGATGGAAAACGGCGCGTATCTGGTCGCGGCGAATAACCAGCACTTCGGCGCTGCATCGACGATTCTGATGCCGGGCCGTGGCGTGAACATGGGCGACGGCTGGGAAACGCGCCGTCGCCGCGAGCCAGGCAACGACTGGGCGATCGTCGCACTGGCACAACCGGGCGTGATCAAGAAGATCGAAGTCGATACGGCTCACTTCAAGGGCAACTTTCCGGACCGTTGCTCGATCCAGGCTGCGTATGTGACAGGTGGCACGGATAGCTCGCTGATTACGCAAGCCATGTTCTGGCCGGTGCTGCTTGGCGAACAGAAGCTGAAGATGGACAACCAGCACTATTTCGAAAGCGAAATCGCCGCACTGGGTCCGGTTACGCACGTGCGCT